In Argopecten irradians isolate NY chromosome 11, Ai_NY, whole genome shotgun sequence, one DNA window encodes the following:
- the LOC138334657 gene encoding uncharacterized protein, whose protein sequence is MPSKCELFKTSVAYLGHIVSEEGISTDPDKTKVVKSWPTPSNIKELRQFLVFVGYYRRFVKDYSKIVQPLNALLKGHGTTKRAKENRHKKVTVPAKWTWGEQQQTAFDTIKEKMVSPPVLGYADYSQPFACGSGLGAVLYQIQQGQKVVISYASRGLRPSEKNYPAHKLEFLALKWAITDKFHDYL, encoded by the coding sequence ATGCCTTCCAAATGTGAGCTTTTTAAGACCTCAGTGGCATACCTAGGGCATATAGTGTCAGAGGAGGGCATTAGTACCGATCCAGATAAAACCAAAGTTGTAAAGAGTTGGCCTACACCCAGTAATATCAAAGAACTACGCCAGTTCTTAGTGTTTGTTGGTTACTACAGGAGATTCGTCAAGGACTATTCTAAGATAGTTCAGCCCCTCAATGCGTTATTGAAGGGCCATGGTACTACAAAAAGGGCCAAGGAGAATCGTCATAAAAAGGTAACAGTACCGGCTAAATGGACCTGGGGTGAGCAACAGCAGACTGCCTTTGACACTATCAAAGAAAAGATGGTAAGTCCACCTGTGTTAGGCTATGCTGATTACTCCCAGCCCTTTGCGTGTGGGTCTGGTTTAGGTGCTGTTCTCTACCAAATCCAACAGGGCCAGAAAGTTGTCATATCTTACGCAAGCCGTGGGCTTAGACCTAGTGAAAAGAATTATCCTGCTCACAAGCTGGAATTCTTGGCTCTGAAATGGGCGATCACTGACAAATTTCATGACTATCTTTAA